A DNA window from Pogona vitticeps strain Pit_001003342236 chromosome 2, PviZW2.1, whole genome shotgun sequence contains the following coding sequences:
- the KCNMB1 gene encoding calcium-activated potassium channel subunit beta-1, which yields MVGKKLVTAQKRGETRALFLGLGMVTCSVIMYFFIGITIVPAYKRSIWTNESICKLMKASIKEPVHCLYNEGSGDENIFRYPCLEVEVNLTLLGQVVKLYHTEDTVDRNPQCSYVPPNMENYNEVQKQVEEITDNFRKHQTFSCYYDPSRKEESVILKRLYPPEDLFFAFIWPSLMFLGGVLIIIMVKISQYFSVLSASQYRTGA from the exons ATGGTTGGGAAGAAGCTGGTGACAGCACAGAAAAGAGGAGAGACCAGGGCCCTCTTCCTAGGCTTGGGAATGGTGACATGCTCAGTaattatgtatttctttattgGGATCACTATTGTGCCAGCATATAAGAGAAG TATCTGGACCAATGAAAGTATATGCAAACTGATGAAAGCCAGTATCAAGGAGCCTGTCCATTGCCTCTACAATGAAGGTTCTGGTGATGAGAATATTTTTCGTTATCCTTGCTTGGAAGTCGAGGTCAATTTGACACTGCTGGGGCAAGTGGTAAAGCTCTATCACACAGAGGACACCGTGGACAGAAACCCCCAG TGCTCATATGTTCCTCCAAATATGGAGAATTACAATGAAGTTCAAAAGCAAGTAGAAGAAATAACAGACAATTTCAGAAAGCACCAGACATTTTCCTGTTACTACGACCCATcaagaaaagaagagagtgtcATTTTAAAGAGATTATACCCTCCAGAGgaccttttctttgcttttatctgGCCAAGTTTGATGTTTCTTGGTGGAGTCTTGATTATCATCATGGTGAAAATAAGTCAGTATTTTTCTGTACTCTCTGCTTCACAATACAGAACAGGTGCCTAG